The following coding sequences are from one Canis lupus baileyi chromosome 19, mCanLup2.hap1, whole genome shotgun sequence window:
- the LRRC25 gene encoding leucine-rich repeat-containing protein 25: MEGSLVWMLLLPLLLQNPGSQALSCNVSSGDVNWTMEFTATCLNFSGQGLRLPQNQSLQARNLVHLDLSGNNLQELPLLFFKLLEKLQVLDVTNNSLDRVDPDLAMLCQLDLKADCSCVLKSWHQVRQNNCSGQEPPKCQDTATGAWHNVSAFLAASCSSGLSLTIVALVASGTLLLVLTIAGLGLAWRFRGRWTASPRDLDKTWAAQDGSRSVAGKQPRYSSRGFSPKPPAAAQPRLSTPDYENVFVGQPDAGHQWAEHGVHSSEDSDFYMNYEGPDHSSQPVYCNLQSVYRGPLD; encoded by the exons ATGGAGGGCTCCCTGGTGTGGATGCTGCTGTTGCCACTGCTGCTGCAGAATCCAGGCAGCCAAGCGCTTTCCTGCAACGTGTCCTCCGGGGACGTGAACTGGACCATGGAGTTCACGGCCACATGCCTGAATTTCAGTGGCCAAGGCCTCAGACTGCCCCAGAACCAGTCTCTGCAGGCCAGGAACCTGGTTCACCTTGACCTGTCTGGCAACAATCTTCAAGAGCTACCATTGCTCTTCTTTAAACTCCTGGAAAAGCTGCAGGTCCTAGATGTGACAAACAACTCACTGGACCGCGTGGACCCGGACCTGGCTATGCTCTGTCAACTTGATCTGAAGGCTGACTGCAGCTGTGTCCTAAAATCCTGGCACCAGGTCCGACAGAACAACTGCTCTGGCCAAGAGCCTCCGAAGTGCCAGGACACAGCCACTGGGGCCTGGCACAATGTGTCTGCCTTCCTGGCGGCTAGCTGCTCCTCTGGCCTGTCCTTGACCATCGTGGCACTGGTGGCCAGTGGAACCCTGCTCCTCGTGCTCACCATTGCTGGCCTAGGTCTGGCCTGGAGATTCCGGGGACGCTGGACGGCCAGTCCCCGGGACCTGGACAAAACATGGGCTGCTCAGGATGGTTCTAGGTCTGTGGCTGGCAAGCAGCCAAGGTACAGTAGCCGGGGCTTCAGCCCTAAGCCCCCGGCGGCTGCCCAGCCCAGACTCTCCACACCCGACTATGAGAATGTGTTTGTGGGCCAGCCAGATGCCGGGCACCAGTGGGCCGAACATGG GGTTCACTCATCAGAGGACAGCGACTTCTACATGAACTACGAGGGCCCTGACCATTCCTCCCAGCCTGTCTACTGCAACCTGCAGTCCGTGTACCGGGGCCCGCTGGACTAA